A DNA window from Coffea arabica cultivar ET-39 chromosome 6c, Coffea Arabica ET-39 HiFi, whole genome shotgun sequence contains the following coding sequences:
- the LOC140008207 gene encoding uncharacterized protein, with the protein MASTEGLVPITRSFLASYYDKYMFPPLSDDVSRLSAEIRSLSGDLLKDSPPSQGETLLIRESEKQPPHKIDENLWKNREQIEEIIFLLETSNWPTSLQQQLTGEHTELVSLLSRLKEKFESIFKLLEHFQSRNSEFVFNTVMTYMPQDFRGTLIRQQRERSERNKQAEIEALVNSGGTIRDRYALLWKQQMERRRQLAQLGSATGVYKTLVKYLVGVPQVLLDFIRQINDDQGPMEEQRHRYGPPLYTLTTMVLNIRLFLLLLWGHFEAQKVQGNQISVLEAAVDVYTSEFERFISFIGEVFANSPFFITAEDAGALEARNNDDFKEINIPAGKIYEVSLSVDSINSYIGWDFSLVQGRMNMDIGFSVEYTDAAGQKTLILPYGRYESDQGNFCTCMAGNYRLVWDNSFSAFFGKVLRYKVDCIPPVVEPVSS; encoded by the exons ATGGCTTCAACTGAGGGTCTGGTGCCCATAACGAGGTCATTCTTGGCGTCTTACTACGATAAGTACATGTTCCCTCCTCTATCGGATGATGTCTCTCGCCTCTCTGCTGAAATTCGTTCCCTGTCCGGCGATCTGCTCAAGGATTCCCCGCCCTCCCAAg GGGAAACATTATTGATACGTGAGTCTGAAAAGCAGCCTCCGCATAAAATTGACGAGAATCTCTGGAAGAATagagaacaaattgaagagATCATATTTCTGCTGGAAACCTCTAATTGGCCAACATCG CTTCAGCAACAGTTGACGGGTGAACATACTGAACTTGTTTCTCTTCTTTCTCGgctaaaagaaaaatttgaaagTATCTTCAAGCTTTTGGAACATTTTCAGTCCAGAAATTCAGAGTTTGTATTCAATACAG TTATGACCTATATGCCACAAGATTTTCGAGGCACGCTAATAAGGCAACAGAGAGAGCGCTCTGAGAGGAATAAACAGGCTGAGATTGAAGCTTTAGTTAATTCTGGTGGAACTATACGTGATAGATATGCTCTGCTTTGGAAACAGCAGATGGAACG AAGGAGACAGTTAGCCCAGCTCGGTTCTGCCACGGGTGTATATAAGACCCTTGTGAAGTACTTAGTGGGTGTTCCGCAG GTTTTGCTGGATTTTATTCGGCAAATAAATGATGATCAGGG GCCCATGGAAGAGCAGCGACATAGGTATGGACCACCTTTGTACACCCTTACAACCATGGTTCTTAACATACGGCTTTTCCTCCTCCTGTTGTGGGGACACTTTGAGGCTCAAAAAGT ACAGGGGAACCAGATATCTGTCTTGGAAGCAGCTGTTGATGTCTATACCTCTGAATTTGAAAGATTTATAAGTTTTATTGG GGAAGTTTTTGCAAATTCCCCCTTTTTTATTACAGCCGAGGATGCAGGTGCCCTAGAAGCGAG GAATAACGATGACTTCAAGGAAATAAACATACCCGCTGGCAAAATTTATGAG gtTTCATTGTCAGTGGATTCTATAAATTCGTACATTGGTTGGGACTTCTCATTGGTTCAAGGTCGAATGAATATG GACATTGGGTTCAGTGTAGAATACACAGATGCGGCTGGACAAAAAACT CTTATCTTGCCCTATGGCCGATATGAATCTGACCAA GGTAACTTCTGCACATGCATGGCTGGGAACTACAGGCTTGTCTGGGATAATTCGTTCTCAGCATTTTTCGGGAAG GTTCTGCGTTACAAAGTTGACTGTATTCCTCCAGTTGTGGAGCCGGTTAGCAGCTGA